TCAACATTAGTAGGTGTGACAAGGAAGATGTAATTGGATATCTTCTGAAGATTTCCACTGATTGCATATGTAGCACCAGATGTAAAATCAATGATTCTCTGAGCAACCTCAAGATCCAGTCCTTCCAGATTCAGAATAACAGTACGTCCGCTTAATAATGTTTCTGTGATCTCTCTGGCATCTTCTACAGATGTCGGTTTAATAACACAGACTTCCATGCTTACACCTGTGCGACGTGCTGGCTGACGCATCGGAGTTACTTTATTATTAGAACGGGCCGGACGCTGCTGAGACTTGGCAGGAAGTTCGTAATCGTCTTCGTCACTTTCATCATGAGTCTTTTCTCTGCGGAAGATACTCTTTTTTGGCTTTTCTTCGTATTCATCATCATATTCGTCATCATCAAAGAAGTCATCTTCATCATACTCATCATCATCACTTAACTTCATGATGTCCAAAAACTTATCTAATACTCCCATTTTGTAATATCTCCTATCTTACGTTTGTTTGAGCATAATTACGGGCACCAAAAATGGCTGTTCCCACACGAACCATTGTTGCACCTTCTTCAATTGCAACTTCATAATCATTGGTCATACCCATGGAAAGTATACTCATAGACATATTATGGGCGTTTTTACGCGCTATGTCAACAGATAATTTCCTTAATTCTGCGAAAATTGGTCTATTTTCTTCTGGATTATCAACAAATGGAGCGCTTGTCATGAGTCCCATAAACTGAAT
The sequence above is drawn from the Dorea formicigenerans genome and encodes:
- a CDS encoding cell division protein SepF — translated: MGVLDKFLDIMKLSDDDEYDEDDFFDDDEYDDEYEEKPKKSIFRREKTHDESDEDDYELPAKSQQRPARSNNKVTPMRQPARRTGVSMEVCVIKPTSVEDAREITETLLSGRTVILNLEGLDLEVAQRIIDFTSGATYAISGNLQKISNYIFLVTPTNVDISGDLQDLLNTSLDTSSMRTRF